GGGGCGACCCTGAGCTGCCAGCCGTGGGGGGTGGATTCGAGGGTGGATTCGATGCCCTGGCTGAGGAGGACCAGGCTCCAATCCATGGCCTGGCGGGGTGAATGGGCGTGGAGCACCGGTTCTTGCGGTGGGGTCGGGACGGGTTCTGCGGGGTGGTTGTGGATGGGCGGGTTCATGCCGGGTTCGTGGGAAACGCGAGTGGCGGAGGTTGGCGGTGGGAGGGGCCCGGCCGTCCCGGTGCATCCAGGGGGCTAGAGGTTGTCCAGCAGGCGTTGGAGTTCGGCGTCCGTGTTGTAGAAGTGGGGGGAGACACGGATGTATTTCCGGCCGGAACGGTCGGTGCGAAGGGAAGTGACAATGCGGTTGTCCAGCAACTTTTGGTGGAGAGCAGCCATGTCGGTTTCAGGACGGTGAAAGGAGATGATGGCGCTGGCGTTCTGGGCGGGGGCATCGGCCTGGAGGACCGTGTAACCCTTCTCCTGCAGGGCGGGGATGAGTTGGGCGCGTTTGCGGAGCAGTTCGCGGGCGATGTTTTCGATGCCGATTTCCAGCAACAGTTCCATGGCGGCTTTGAGGCCGACCAGGCCGAGCAGGTTATAGGTGCCGGCCTCGAATCGCGCCGGTCCGGAGCGGAACTCGATTTGTTCCTGGGCGATGAAGTTGGGGCAGCGCACGTTGTTCCACCCGTACCAGCCCGGGTGAAGGCGCTCCTGATGTTCACGACGCACGTAAAGGAGGCCGGCGGCGCAGGGGCCGAGCAGCCATTTGTGGGCGTCTGCGGCCAGGAAATCCGCGTGTTGGAGCGGCGTGGGGAAGGCGCCCAGGGTCTGGATGCCGTCCACGCAAAAAAGGATGCCGCGTTCGTGGAGTTGGCGTCCGATGGATTCGAGCTCGAGCCGAAAGCCGCTGACGAAGTGGCAACTGGCAAGGGCCACCATGCGGGTTTGCTCGTCCACCTGGCCCAGGACGTCCACCGGCCGGATGCAACCCAGGCCCTTGGTGTTCAGGAGGCGGACCTTCACCCCGCGCTCGGCCAGTGCCATCCACGGATAGACGTTGGAGGGGTAATCGTCAAAGTAAACGACGACGTTGTCCCGGCGTCGCCAGGGCCAGCCGGCGGCCACGAGACTGAGGGCCAGCGAAGTGGGGCCAACGAAGGCGACTTCATCCGCGTTGCATCCCAGAAGCCGTGAGGCGATGTGGCGGGTTTCCGTCAGGATTTCGGGGTAGACGATGCGTTCCTGGTCGTACTCGGTCCCGGCATGTGCGTAGCGGGCGATGGCGTCGGCAACGCGGCGGGGCAGGGGACAGACCCCTGCGTGGGCCAGAAACACGCACCGGGCCGTTACGGGGAACTCATGCTGACGCAATTCCTCGTTGTTGAGGATTTCCTCGATTGTCATGGGGGCAAGGTAGTCAACAGTCCTGCTGGTTGAAAGCCGGCAGGCCCGGGGTTGGGGCGGGTACGGACCGGTTTCAGTGCCGGCGGAGCACGAGGCGATGATCCACCCGCCGGGTCTGGTGGGGTTCAAGTGGTGGCAGGTCGGTGAGGGTGGGGGATTGGGTTTCGTTGAGTACGGTTCGGGCCAGTTCCTGGAGGGCGGTCCAGCGCGGCCAGGGCAGGGAGGGTGCGTGACTGATCTGGCGGAGGAGGCTGCGCCATTCGATCAGCATGCGGTCAATGTCGCCCACGCCCAGGGTGTCGGTCACCCATGCATGTTTGCTGGTTGGGTCGCGATGGACACTGGCGGCGATTTCGGCTGCGCCGGCGCCGTAACGGGGTGGGACGCCGTTTTCCAGGTACCCGGGGATGGTGCGCAATCCATAGCGCGCGTGGCATGCGGCGGCGAGGCGTCCACCCCAGCGGTTCTCCTCACCGGCAAATCGGTGACCGGCGTCGAGGTTGGCCAGGTCGTAGATCAGTTCCTCGAGGGGGTAGGATTCGTCTTCGAGGGCTGCGGCCAGGGCGAGCCCCTGGCCCTGGGAGAAGAAACTGACGAGGCGTCCGCGAAGGGTGGGACGGCCCTGGCCGTCGATGAGACCGAGCCAGCGCCAGAGTCCCACGGTGGCGGTGGCGGTGGGCAGGGAGCGGCAGGTGGCCTGCAGGGGGCAGGTGGCGCATTCGGGAGGGTGGACTTCGCGGATCAAGGGGCGCCACAGGGCCACGCCGTGGCGGTCCACGGGCACGCGCAGGGTGAGGTCGGCCAGGCTGATCCATGCGGTGAGTCGGTGGTCGTGGGCGACGAGTTGGATCAGCGGCGTTCGCCGTTCCATGAGGCGCTCTTTGAGCCGGGGAAGAACTTGCTGTTCCCATACGGCTCGGGCGACCTGGCGCCCGTTCCAACCGACGAGGCGCCGCACCCACTTCTGGAGCACGACGCGGTGATCGTGGAGGAGGTCGGCCACGGTGAGGGCCCGACCATGGATGGGCCGGCCATCCTGGTGGTCGAGCACGACCAGGGTGCCGGTTCCGAGTTTTTCGAGAGCCGCGGGGACGGTGAGGGCGGGGACGAGCATGGGCGGTGCGAGGTGGGCATGGTTGTCCGCGGTTGCCTTTTCCGGGCGAACGCCCTCGGGCAGGCCGGGCAGCAGGGGCACGCGCACGTCGCGGACGGGGACATCGCGGGGGGTGGGCATGGGTTCCCATTCGCCGCGGCTGTTCAGCATTTCGCGGAGGCGACGGCGGACGTGCCGGGCGCGTTCGGTGTCGGTGGACAGACCGCAGGGCACATCGCGGTGGCGCAGGGAGACTTCGACGCCGAGGGTGATGGGATGCGTGGTGAAGAGTCGTTCCTGGAGGCGCACGGCTTCTTCCAACGGATCGCGGCCCGTGTCAGCGGCGGCGCTCATGACGCTGAGCAGGGCGGACCAGTCGACCAGCCCGCACCGATGCAAGTGGACGGGGGCGGCGTCGCGGAGGCGAATGCCGTTGTGGGTGATGAGAATGAAACCGGCTTCATCCAAGCCCCGGCGGCCGGCCCGACCGAACATCTGCAGGATTTCATCGGGTCGGAGCGGGGTTTCGATGAGGTCACGCCGGTAGGAATCGGCGGCCAGGGCCACGCTGCGGAGGGAGAAATTGATCCCGGCAGCCAGGCCCATGGTGGCGACCACGACGCGGAGCTGCCCGGCCTTGGCCAGGGGTTCGACCACGCCGGCGCGCGCGGCGTAGCTCAGGCCGCTGTGGTGGTAGGCGATGCGGCATTTGAGCAGCCGGGCCAGGGGCTCGCCGACGAGTTGTTTTTGGGCCGGGCTGAGGGTCAGCGGGTTGGGGTTGGGGAGTTGTCGTGCCAGTTCGGTGGCCATGGCTTCGGCGGCCTGCCGACGGGGCGCAAAGATGAGGATGGGGCCGAGCCCTTCGGCGAGGGCCTTGGCGACCAGCCGCGGCCAGTACCCCGAGATTTCGGGTGGGACGTGGTAGCTGAGCTGCTGGGGATCGACCTCTTCGAGGGGGACGGGTCGTTGGTCGTGGCGGATGAGGACGGGGCGGCGGCCGAGGCGTTCGAGCCAGCGGACGACGTGGTGGGGATTGGCCACGCTGCCGCTGAGGAGCAGGAGTCGGGTGCGGGGCGGCGCCATGGCAATGGCGAGTTCGTAGTTCAGGCCGCGGTCCGGGTCGGCCAGCATCTGGTACTCGTCGATCACCAGCAGGTCGGGACCTTCGCCGCGCAGAAGGCGGGCCTTTTGGGTTTCGAGGGTGGCCACGAGGACCGGTGCATCCAGGTTATCCGAGAGGTCACCGGTGGTGATGCCGACGTTCCAGCCCCGGGCGCGCCATTCAGCCAGTTTATCATTGGCCAGGGCGCGGGTGGGTACGGTGTAAACGGCCTGCCCGCGGCAGCGGCCCTGATTGGACCACAGTTCGAAGATGAGGGTTTTGCCGGATCCGGTGGGGGCCTGAACCACCACGTCGTGCCCGGCACGGAGCGCGGCGACGGCCTGTTGCTGCCAGAGGTCCGGCACCACCATTCGGTGCCAGGCGGCCGTGCCATCCGAGCCCAACCTGTCTGCCAGCGACTGCACGGTCTCAACATAGGTCAGTGGGCGGGCCGGGCCAGTCAGTTTTTGCTTCCCAAGGGGTGGAGGGGCGGCAACCTTGGTGGATCCGATGATGGACGCGTTTACGCCTCTGGATGGTGCGTTGTTGGTGGACAAGCCCGTGGGCCCCACGTCGCATGACGTGGTGGATGCGGTGCGGCGACGTTTCAAGCTGAAGAAGGTGGGGCACTGCGGCACGCTGGATCCCAATGCAACCGGACTGCTGGTGCTGGTCCTGGGCAAGGGGACCAAACTGGCGGAGAAGCTGATGGCCGATGACAAGGTTTACGAGGGCGAGATCAGGTTTGGCGTGACCACGGACAGTTACGATGCGGATGGAAAGGTGGTGGCAACGGCGCCGGTGCCGCCTCTGACGTTGGAACAGTTGAACCAGTGGGCGGCGTCGTTCGTGGGCGACCTCATGCAGGTGCCGCCCATGGTGTCGGCGGTCAAAAAGGGCGGGGTGCCGTTGTACAAACTGGCGCGGAAAGGGGTGGAGGTGGAACGGGAACCGCGCCTGGTTCATATTTACCGCTTCCGGTTTCTGGATTACCGGGAGCCGGTGGGGCGATTTGAACTGGCGTGCACCAAGGGAACCTATGTGCGGAGCATTGCGCATGAGATCGGTCAGAAGGCCGGGTGCGGCGCTCATCTGGCCAGTCTGCGTCGGATCCAGTCCGGCAAGTTTCATGTGCGCGACGCCACGCCCATGCAAGAGGTTCTGCAGTGGTCGCCGGAGGAGTTGGAGCGGCACGTGATTCCGTTGCTGGAGCTGGCTCGGGCGGCGGGGTTGTTGCCCTCGAAATGAATCGGTCTCCGAGTGCGGCGGGCGGGTGGAACCGGGTCAGCCCGGATCTGGCAGGGCAGCATGAATGAGTGTGTGATTGTGGGGAACCCCGACGCGCTGCCGGCGCGAGGCCACCGGCCGGTGTGCGTGGCCCTGGGGTTCTTCGATGGCGTGCACCTGGGGCATCAGCAGGTCATCCGCCAGATGCTGGCCGAGGCACGGGCGCACGACGCGGCGGCCGTGGTTGTGACCTTTGACGAGCATCCGGCCACGGTGGTGGCGCCGCAGCGCGTGCCACCGTTGATCCAGACCCGGGCCCAGCGATTGCGCACGCTGGCCGGTTTGGGCCCCGATGCAATCTGGGTGTTGCGGTTTGATGAAGCACTCAGCCGGCTGAATCCGGAGGAATTTGTAGCGCTCCTTCAGGACGGTGTGGGGCGGCTGCGGAGTGTCTGCGTGGGGGCGAACTTTCGATTTGGCCATCGTCGCGCAGGGGACGTTCGGTTTCTGGAGGAGTCGGGGCGCCGGCACGGATTTACAGTGCACGCGTTTTCCGTGGTGGCCCTGGACGGGAACGTGATCAGCAGCACGCGGGTTCGGCAGGCGATTGCGACCGGACACCTGGACGTGGCGGCGCAGATGTTGGGCCGGCCCTGGGCCCTGGCGGGTCAGGTGGTGGCCGGTGACGGACTGGGACGCAGACTGGGTTTCCCCACGGCCAACCTGGATGTGCGCGGATTGGTGTTGCCGCCGCGGGGGGTGTATGCCGCCCGATGCGCGGTGGACGGCCGAACGTATCGGGCGGCACTGAACATCGGGCTGCGACCCACGGTGACCACAACCCGGGCCGATCTGCGGGTAGAGGTGCACCTGCTGGACTTCAGCGGCGACCTTTACGACCGGGAGCTGGAAGTCGTGGTGATCGAGAAGATTCGCGACGAGCGGAAGTTCGAGTCGCTCGAGGCGTTGACCCGACAGATTCGATCCGACCTGGAACGGGTCCGGGAAGACTGGACAGACCGCCGGAGCGGCGTCGAATGATGGGCGCGGGGCTCCGGATTCGGGTTCCTGCCGGTTACAAGCAGAGCAGCGGGGGACTTTGGGGTAGCCGGACCACCACCGTACCGACGAGTTTATCGTGCCACCCTTGACGTTCCGGGTCCCAGGCAATCCACAGGAAACCCAGGAACAAGGCGACGACGGACACCACGGCGCCCAGGGCCCGGACCACCGCCACTTCCAATCGCAGCGGCTGACCGTCCAGGCGCACCACCTTCAGCCTCAGGATCACACCGCCGACAGTGGTCCCCCTCCAGGTCCAAAAACCGGCAAAGTACAGCAGCGCAAGCAGCCAGCCGACCGGCGGTCCGGCGACGAGTGCCATCAACAACACCACGATCACGGCGTCAATCAACGCCGCAGCGAAACGTTCACCCAAACCCGCCCGCGGTAACGCCCATTCCCCGTAGCGGGGTGGCTGGGTCTGAACCGGCGTGGCAGGTGTTGCGGAGGCAGCACCCGGTTGTCCCGGCCCGGAGGGCGGCACTACGCCGGCGATGTCGGGCGGCGTGCCCAGGGTGCCGAATTCCGGGGTGGGGCGTTGCACCCCGGCGGGGGCAACAGAACTCAATGGCTGGACCGGCATGGGCGGCACCGGTTGTGGTCCACTCATGGGCGGGGTGGAGCCGGGCTGTAATGGCCCGGTCGTACTGTGGGGTGTAATCTCCTGCCGCAAGCCACCCAACAGCGCCACCACCGCGGCGCCCAGGCCCCAGAGTCCGGTCACCACGAACGCCAGCAGCCCCACCAAAGGCACCAGGTACAAAAGGGTCATCAAAGCGAACCCCACCAGCAGGGAACCGAGGAGTGAAAACCGTTGGGCGTTGCCCCGGACCAGGAGCCGGCCCAGATAGACCAGGAAGCCAAC
The window above is part of the Limisphaera ngatamarikiensis genome. Proteins encoded here:
- a CDS encoding aminotransferase class V-fold PLP-dependent enzyme, whose protein sequence is MTIEEILNNEELRQHEFPVTARCVFLAHAGVCPLPRRVADAIARYAHAGTEYDQERIVYPEILTETRHIASRLLGCNADEVAFVGPTSLALSLVAAGWPWRRRDNVVVYFDDYPSNVYPWMALAERGVKVRLLNTKGLGCIRPVDVLGQVDEQTRMVALASCHFVSGFRLELESIGRQLHERGILFCVDGIQTLGAFPTPLQHADFLAADAHKWLLGPCAAGLLYVRREHQERLHPGWYGWNNVRCPNFIAQEQIEFRSGPARFEAGTYNLLGLVGLKAAMELLLEIGIENIARELLRKRAQLIPALQEKGYTVLQADAPAQNASAIISFHRPETDMAALHQKLLDNRIVTSLRTDRSGRKYIRVSPHFYNTDAELQRLLDNL
- a CDS encoding DEAD/DEAH box helicase encodes the protein MQSLADRLGSDGTAAWHRMVVPDLWQQQAVAALRAGHDVVVQAPTGSGKTLIFELWSNQGRCRGQAVYTVPTRALANDKLAEWRARGWNVGITTGDLSDNLDAPVLVATLETQKARLLRGEGPDLLVIDEYQMLADPDRGLNYELAIAMAPPRTRLLLLSGSVANPHHVVRWLERLGRRPVLIRHDQRPVPLEEVDPQQLSYHVPPEISGYWPRLVAKALAEGLGPILIFAPRRQAAEAMATELARQLPNPNPLTLSPAQKQLVGEPLARLLKCRIAYHHSGLSYAARAGVVEPLAKAGQLRVVVATMGLAAGINFSLRSVALAADSYRRDLIETPLRPDEILQMFGRAGRRGLDEAGFILITHNGIRLRDAAPVHLHRCGLVDWSALLSVMSAAADTGRDPLEEAVRLQERLFTTHPITLGVEVSLRHRDVPCGLSTDTERARHVRRRLREMLNSRGEWEPMPTPRDVPVRDVRVPLLPGLPEGVRPEKATADNHAHLAPPMLVPALTVPAALEKLGTGTLVVLDHQDGRPIHGRALTVADLLHDHRVVLQKWVRRLVGWNGRQVARAVWEQQVLPRLKERLMERRTPLIQLVAHDHRLTAWISLADLTLRVPVDRHGVALWRPLIREVHPPECATCPLQATCRSLPTATATVGLWRWLGLIDGQGRPTLRGRLVSFFSQGQGLALAAALEDESYPLEELIYDLANLDAGHRFAGEENRWGGRLAAACHARYGLRTIPGYLENGVPPRYGAGAAEIAASVHRDPTSKHAWVTDTLGVGDIDRMLIEWRSLLRQISHAPSLPWPRWTALQELARTVLNETQSPTLTDLPPLEPHQTRRVDHRLVLRRH
- a CDS encoding bifunctional riboflavin kinase/FAD synthetase → MNECVIVGNPDALPARGHRPVCVALGFFDGVHLGHQQVIRQMLAEARAHDAAAVVVTFDEHPATVVAPQRVPPLIQTRAQRLRTLAGLGPDAIWVLRFDEALSRLNPEEFVALLQDGVGRLRSVCVGANFRFGHRRAGDVRFLEESGRRHGFTVHAFSVVALDGNVISSTRVRQAIATGHLDVAAQMLGRPWALAGQVVAGDGLGRRLGFPTANLDVRGLVLPPRGVYAARCAVDGRTYRAALNIGLRPTVTTTRADLRVEVHLLDFSGDLYDRELEVVVIEKIRDERKFESLEALTRQIRSDLERVREDWTDRRSGVE
- a CDS encoding RDD family protein, with the translated sequence MGIGKDVTLPEGAEAEVVVALFGNIKAAGNVRDTVVAVGGDVELSGTVRGQVVTVGGSVLLRPDAVVEGDVVSVGGTITLEPGARANGQLHEIQWGGPGLGGLTTWVRECVLKLRPLSFAVGWVWVALGIMAFFYLLVTLLFPGAIRACATAVENRPASTLLLGLLAKLLVPFGIFLLALTGLGLLLVPILLLVVLLAGLVGKVGFLVYLGRLLVRGNAQRFSLLGSLLVGFALMTLLYLVPLVGLLAFVVTGLWGLGAAVVALLGGLRQEITPHSTTGPLQPGSTPPMSGPQPVPPMPVQPLSSVAPAGVQRPTPEFGTLGTPPDIAGVVPPSGPGQPGAASATPATPVQTQPPRYGEWALPRAGLGERFAAALIDAVIVVLLMALVAGPPVGWLLALLYFAGFWTWRGTTVGGVILRLKVVRLDGQPLRLEVAVVRALGAVVSVVALFLGFLWIAWDPERQGWHDKLVGTVVVRLPQSPPLLCL
- the truB gene encoding tRNA pseudouridine(55) synthase TruB; protein product: MMDAFTPLDGALLVDKPVGPTSHDVVDAVRRRFKLKKVGHCGTLDPNATGLLVLVLGKGTKLAEKLMADDKVYEGEIRFGVTTDSYDADGKVVATAPVPPLTLEQLNQWAASFVGDLMQVPPMVSAVKKGGVPLYKLARKGVEVEREPRLVHIYRFRFLDYREPVGRFELACTKGTYVRSIAHEIGQKAGCGAHLASLRRIQSGKFHVRDATPMQEVLQWSPEELERHVIPLLELARAAGLLPSK